From the genome of Flavobacterium luteolum, one region includes:
- the xrtF gene encoding exosortase family protein XrtF has product MKKYLVQFRPFLIFISIFFLTYIVFTLLYKFYLNSYQAEDLDAITMISGKNSEQLLKLFGYDVLIQKNSQNPWQDIILNGRFIAHITEGCNAVSVMILFVSFVAAFSGNLKKTLLFIIFGLISIYILNIVRISLLIVLVYHFSQYTSFLHGTFFPLMIYGYVFILWIFWINRFSKYAK; this is encoded by the coding sequence TTGAAAAAATATTTAGTCCAGTTTAGGCCATTTCTAATTTTTATAAGCATCTTTTTTCTGACTTATATTGTTTTTACACTGCTTTATAAATTTTATTTAAACAGCTATCAAGCAGAAGATCTTGATGCTATAACGATGATTTCTGGCAAAAACTCAGAACAATTGCTAAAGCTTTTTGGTTACGATGTATTAATTCAGAAAAATTCACAAAATCCTTGGCAAGACATTATTTTAAATGGCAGATTTATAGCGCACATAACCGAAGGCTGTAATGCTGTAAGCGTGATGATACTTTTTGTGTCGTTTGTAGCCGCTTTTTCAGGAAATTTAAAAAAGACGCTATTATTTATAATCTTTGGACTTATATCTATTTATATTTTAAATATTGTTAGAATTTCACTTCTAATTGTACTTGTGTACCACTTTTCGCAATATACCAGTTTTCTGCATGGAACTTTTTTTCCTTTGATGATTTACGGATATGTTTTTATTTTATGGATTTTCTGGATCAATAGATTTTCAAAGTATGCTAAATAA
- a CDS encoding exosortase F system-associated membrane protein, with translation MLNNLKENRFKIFTAIVVVIGLALIRTFERKLFYDPFLIYFNADFHSIPHPPVEDLKLFAGLFFRYCLNSALSLWLIFALFQDRDIFKFSLLVYGLFLALFLIAFYIILEYFPDCNWLLFYVRRFLIQPILVLLFIPGFYYQLQKTKK, from the coding sequence ATGCTAAATAATTTAAAAGAGAATAGATTTAAAATCTTTACTGCAATTGTTGTTGTAATAGGTTTGGCTTTAATTAGAACATTTGAAAGGAAATTGTTTTATGATCCATTTCTGATATATTTTAATGCCGATTTTCATTCCATTCCACATCCTCCAGTAGAAGACCTAAAACTTTTCGCGGGACTTTTTTTTCGTTATTGTTTAAATTCGGCTCTATCTCTTTGGCTAATTTTTGCCTTATTTCAAGATCGTGATATTTTTAAGTTTAGTCTATTGGTGTACGGTTTATTTTTAGCCTTGTTTTTAATCGCATTTTATATTATTCTCGAATATTTTCCAGACTGCAATTGGCTTCTTTTTTATGTGCGTCGATTTTTAATTCAGCCCATTTTAGTGCTATTATTTATTCCTGGATTTTACTATCAGCTTCAAAAAACTAAAAAATAA
- a CDS encoding HYC_CC_PP family protein — translation MNLKKCTGLFLALLLLVSNIGFAFDVHYCGGEIASVSLKTTAEPVVEKKCCGSKEKENSCCKDKVVHFEKKSDNATIKFFFFQFAFPAVVQDYKPLVFLEIPTFKKKEVLSYYADANAPPLFKLYHQYIFYS, via the coding sequence ATGAATTTGAAAAAGTGTACAGGTCTGTTTTTAGCGCTCCTTTTATTGGTTTCCAATATTGGGTTTGCTTTTGATGTGCACTATTGTGGCGGAGAAATTGCTTCAGTTTCTTTAAAAACTACGGCAGAACCAGTTGTTGAAAAGAAATGTTGCGGTTCTAAAGAAAAAGAAAATTCTTGCTGTAAAGATAAAGTTGTTCATTTCGAAAAGAAATCAGACAACGCGACCATTAAATTCTTCTTTTTTCAATTTGCTTTTCCGGCTGTTGTACAAGATTATAAACCTCTAGTCTTTTTAGAAATTCCAACTTTTAAAAAGAAAGAAGTTCTCTCGTATTATGCTGATGCAAATGCACCCCCCTTATTTAAATTATACCATCAGTATATTTTCTATTCCTGA
- a CDS encoding TonB-dependent receptor plug domain-containing protein, whose product MQKNIMLFAAFLLSISAFSQEDLQEVKITKKQKGIKKSFTVTANTSVITSKELLKAACCNLAESFETNPSIDVNFSDALTGTKQIKMLGLTSPYLMITEENIPSVRGASQAYGLSFTPGTWIESVQITKGAGSVINGYESISGQINTELLKPLNDIPFFLNAYGSTDSRFELNTHFNKKLSDKWATSLFVHGNARVAKNDMNKDGFLDNPLGKQINVLNRYQYYNPESGLVSFINFRYMNDKKQTGEVNFDKDRDRGTTNYWGSEINTERFDVSTKIGYVFKDMPFQSIGFQNAFNSHKQDSYYGLNQYDIKQNSFYSNLIFNSIINNTMHKFSTGLNFTYDQYQEFVNVTDVSRIDNSVGAFFEYTYDNTDNFSLILGGRVDNHNRLGLFVTPRLHMRYNPWKNGVVRFSAGRGKRSANIFAENQQLFASSRTFSILDSSGKVYGLNPEIAWNYGVSFSQKFRLFNRNADAGFDLYRTDFQNQAVVDVMQSPQQVLFYDLKGSSFANSLQLEFNYELIRNLNLRTAYKYYDIQTDYLRGTFQRPLQAKHRFLGNLEYETTMNNDKQWRFDFTYNWSGKQQLPYTATNPAGDQFPDFSPSYAVMNAQVTRVFSPVFEVYIGGENIGNYKQEKAILGANDPFGPNFDASIAYAPIFGQMYYAGLRFKIK is encoded by the coding sequence ATGCAAAAAAATATAATGCTTTTTGCAGCGTTTTTACTTTCTATTTCTGCCTTTTCACAAGAAGATCTGCAAGAAGTAAAAATTACTAAAAAGCAAAAAGGGATTAAAAAATCCTTTACAGTAACAGCCAATACATCTGTAATTACCAGTAAGGAACTGCTTAAGGCAGCTTGCTGTAATTTGGCAGAAAGTTTTGAGACTAATCCGTCAATCGATGTTAATTTTTCTGATGCTTTAACAGGAACCAAGCAAATCAAAATGCTTGGATTAACGAGTCCATACTTAATGATTACAGAAGAAAATATTCCTTCTGTTCGCGGAGCTTCTCAAGCTTACGGTTTATCATTTACACCAGGAACATGGATTGAAAGTGTTCAAATTACAAAAGGTGCGGGGAGTGTTATAAATGGTTATGAGAGTATTTCAGGGCAGATTAATACAGAACTTTTAAAACCGTTAAATGATATTCCTTTCTTTCTGAACGCTTATGGTTCAACCGATTCTCGTTTTGAATTAAATACTCATTTTAATAAAAAATTATCAGATAAATGGGCTACTAGTTTGTTTGTTCATGGAAATGCCCGTGTAGCAAAAAACGATATGAACAAAGATGGTTTTCTAGATAATCCGTTAGGGAAACAAATTAATGTTTTAAATCGTTATCAATATTATAATCCAGAAAGTGGTTTGGTAAGTTTTATCAATTTCAGATATATGAATGATAAAAAGCAAACTGGAGAAGTTAATTTTGATAAAGATCGTGATCGCGGCACAACTAATTATTGGGGTTCAGAAATCAATACAGAGCGTTTTGATGTTTCTACAAAAATCGGATATGTATTTAAAGACATGCCATTCCAAAGTATTGGTTTTCAAAATGCATTTAATAGTCATAAACAGGATTCTTATTATGGTTTGAATCAATATGATATCAAGCAAAATAGTTTTTATTCTAATTTGATTTTCAATTCGATCATCAATAATACGATGCATAAGTTTTCAACGGGTCTGAATTTTACTTACGACCAATATCAGGAATTTGTAAACGTAACCGATGTAAGCAGAATTGATAACTCTGTTGGGGCTTTCTTTGAATATACTTACGATAATACAGACAATTTCAGTTTGATTTTAGGAGGAAGAGTTGACAATCATAACCGATTGGGACTTTTTGTTACGCCAAGATTGCACATGAGATATAATCCTTGGAAGAATGGAGTAGTTCGCTTTTCTGCAGGAAGAGGAAAACGTTCTGCTAATATCTTTGCCGAGAATCAGCAGCTTTTCGCTAGTTCAAGAACTTTTTCGATTTTAGATTCTAGTGGAAAAGTGTACGGATTAAATCCAGAAATTGCATGGAATTATGGTGTGAGTTTTTCGCAGAAATTCCGTCTTTTCAACAGAAATGCCGACGCAGGTTTTGATCTTTATAGAACCGATTTTCAAAATCAGGCAGTTGTAGATGTGATGCAAAGTCCGCAACAAGTATTGTTTTACGATTTGAAAGGAAGTTCTTTTGCAAACAGTCTTCAACTCGAGTTTAATTACGAATTGATTCGTAACTTAAATTTAAGAACAGCTTACAAATATTACGATATTCAGACCGATTATTTGAGAGGAACATTTCAGCGTCCGTTACAGGCAAAACATCGTTTCTTAGGAAATCTAGAATACGAAACTACGATGAATAACGACAAACAATGGAGATTTGATTTTACCTATAATTGGTCAGGAAAACAGCAGTTGCCTTATACTGCCACAAATCCTGCGGGAGATCAGTTTCCTGATTTTTCACCATCGTATGCGGTAATGAATGCGCAAGTTACCCGCGTATTTTCGCCAGTTTTTGAAGTATATATAGGAGGAGAAAATATTGGAAATTACAAACAAGAAAAAGCAATTTTAGGAGCAAATGATCCTTTTGGGCCTAATTTTGATGCATCGATTGCATACGCGCCAATTTTTGGACAAATGTATTATGCAGGACTTAGATTTAAAATTAAATAA
- a CDS encoding heavy-metal-associated domain-containing protein: MNKIVLIAMMVFLGFSAQAQTKKNKNLKYTTEVNGNCEQCKKRIEKAAYGVPGVKTATWDVGSHQLSVILNEEKCSPSDLNKAIAKAGHDTKEVKSTTEDYDNLHSCCKYVRE; the protein is encoded by the coding sequence ATGAATAAAATAGTTTTAATCGCAATGATGGTTTTTCTGGGTTTTTCAGCTCAGGCTCAAACTAAAAAAAATAAGAATTTAAAATACACTACAGAAGTAAACGGAAACTGTGAACAATGCAAGAAGCGAATTGAAAAAGCAGCTTACGGCGTTCCGGGAGTAAAAACGGCAACTTGGGATGTTGGTTCGCACCAGCTTTCGGTTATTTTAAACGAAGAGAAATGTTCTCCTTCAGATTTAAATAAAGCAATAGCAAAGGCAGGTCATGATACTAAGGAAGTTAAATCGACTACTGAAGATTATGACAACTTACACAGCTGTTGCAAGTATGTAAGAGAATAA
- a CDS encoding DedA family protein: MNNFEWTQLLNPEFYITLSVGGFQIGLFIVLFIVFAETGLFAGFFLPGDSLLFLAGIYSRDLIENVAYIPNDFLNVFLLATAVAIMGVLGNMTGYWFGAKSGYYLFKKEDTFWFKKKYLLQSKDFFEKYGGKAIIYARFLPIFRTFAPIVAGIVSMDKKKFMFYNVLSSFLWSFILIFAGHYLYGVFLKQGIDLKKHIEYIIIIIIIISTFPVLLKLLKKTPNEQI; encoded by the coding sequence ATGAATAATTTTGAATGGACTCAGTTACTAAACCCTGAATTTTATATTACTTTAAGCGTCGGAGGTTTTCAGATTGGGTTGTTTATTGTTCTGTTTATAGTTTTTGCTGAGACAGGACTTTTTGCAGGTTTTTTTCTGCCTGGAGATAGTTTGCTTTTCTTAGCGGGTATTTACAGTCGTGATCTAATTGAAAATGTTGCCTATATTCCGAATGACTTTCTAAATGTATTTCTGCTTGCAACTGCTGTTGCTATAATGGGTGTTTTAGGTAATATGACTGGTTATTGGTTTGGTGCAAAAAGCGGTTATTATTTGTTTAAAAAAGAAGATACTTTCTGGTTTAAGAAAAAGTACCTGCTTCAATCAAAAGACTTTTTTGAAAAATATGGAGGAAAAGCAATCATTTATGCGCGTTTCCTACCAATTTTTAGAACTTTTGCTCCAATCGTTGCTGGAATCGTTTCGATGGACAAAAAGAAGTTTATGTTTTATAATGTTTTGAGTTCTTTCCTTTGGTCGTTTATATTGATCTTCGCAGGACATTATTTATACGGCGTATTCTTAAAACAAGGAATAGATTTAAAGAAACATATTGAATATATTATTATCATTATCATCATTATTTCAACGTTTCCTGTTCTATTAAAATTACTTAAAAAGACACCAAACGAACAGATATAA
- the rodA gene encoding rod shape-determining protein RodA — protein MKNQSVKNNIDWISVFIYIALVTLGWLNIYSSSLLSTDGTYQKQLIFICCTIPLIFVVLFVDGKFYEKYASIIFGVSLLSLAGLFLFGKTIAGQRCWYAIGSFTLQPSEFAKAATSLALAKYLSDTQINLKETNRQIQALAIMLLPVILILPQPDPGSALIYSAFILVLYREGLPSWYVWTAFITIVLFVLTLILEPYAVIGMAFIVLAIIHFKGRVVDRNIILSGILLVLISGFVFSVDYVFDNVFKQHHRDRFNILLGKTVDMKGIGYNTNQSEIAIGSGGWIGKGFLEGTQTKGGFVPEQHTDYIFTTVGEEWGFAGSFVVILLFVSLLLRVIYLAERQKTKFSRVYGYCVAAILFIHFFVNIAMVIGIFPTIGVPLPFFSYGGSGLWGFTILLFIFLKMDANKVNEW, from the coding sequence ATGAAAAATCAAAGTGTAAAAAATAATATTGATTGGATAAGTGTCTTTATCTACATTGCGCTGGTAACTTTAGGTTGGCTTAATATTTATTCGTCTTCTTTATTATCAACCGATGGAACCTATCAAAAACAGCTGATTTTTATCTGCTGTACTATTCCATTGATATTTGTTGTGCTTTTTGTTGATGGTAAATTTTATGAAAAATATGCCAGTATTATATTTGGAGTTTCCTTATTGTCTCTCGCTGGATTATTTCTCTTTGGAAAAACCATTGCAGGACAGCGATGCTGGTATGCCATAGGAAGCTTCACTTTACAGCCATCTGAGTTTGCAAAAGCAGCAACTTCTTTGGCGTTGGCAAAATACTTAAGTGATACACAAATCAACTTAAAAGAAACCAATAGACAAATCCAAGCTTTGGCTATTATGCTTTTGCCTGTAATATTGATTTTACCACAGCCAGACCCTGGAAGTGCTTTAATTTATAGCGCGTTCATCCTTGTTTTATATAGAGAAGGTTTGCCTTCTTGGTATGTTTGGACAGCATTTATAACTATTGTTCTTTTCGTTCTTACTTTAATTTTAGAACCATATGCTGTTATTGGAATGGCTTTTATCGTGTTGGCCATTATACATTTTAAAGGCAGAGTAGTTGACAGAAATATTATTTTAAGCGGTATTTTATTGGTCTTAATTTCTGGATTTGTTTTCTCTGTTGATTACGTATTTGACAATGTTTTTAAACAACACCACAGAGATCGTTTCAATATTTTACTAGGTAAAACTGTAGATATGAAAGGGATTGGATACAATACCAACCAATCTGAAATTGCCATTGGATCCGGAGGATGGATCGGAAAAGGCTTTCTTGAAGGTACACAAACCAAAGGAGGATTTGTTCCTGAGCAACATACCGATTATATTTTTACAACTGTTGGTGAAGAATGGGGTTTTGCAGGTTCTTTTGTTGTTATTCTACTTTTTGTTAGTTTATTACTTAGAGTAATTTACTTAGCAGAAAGACAGAAGACAAAATTCAGCCGAGTTTACGGATATTGTGTTGCCGCAATTCTCTTTATACATTTCTTTGTAAACATCGCCATGGTAATTGGAATTTTCCCAACAATCGGGGTTCCTCTGCCCTTCTTTTCGTATGGAGGTTCTGGACTCTGGGGATTTACTATTTTGCTGTTTATTTTCCTTAAAATGGATGCCAATAAAGTGAATGAATGGTAA
- the mrdA gene encoding penicillin-binding protein 2, with amino-acid sequence MRKVLLPTIIIIAASLLVIRIFYLQIIDDSFKLKSENNAIKKVYDYPERGYIYDRNGKLLVANQASYDIMVIPRDIKKDLNIAEFCALLNITEEEYHKRIEKAKVYSPRLPSVFLSQLNKNEFAAFQEKIRKYDGFYFQKRSLRDYEVDYGANIFGFITQVNEKQIEKNPYYNSGDLIGKQGVEESYEEILRGIKGVKYIQKDKYNREIGAYKEGKYDTIAVAGEDINLTIDAELQKYGEELMINKRGGIVAIEPKSGEILALVTAPSYDPGILVGRQRSKNYTLLYHDSIAKPLYDRGLLAEYPPGSPFKILTGLVALQEGVVNEQTTFMCHHGFSYGGGRFMKCHGFGPHQLHNGIYNSCNTYFGQAYMLTINKYKDPGKAVDVWSNHVKSFGLGQFMGYDLPTGRRGNIPTSKTYKRIYPNGGWRSSTIVSNAIGQGEVLMTPIQLANMMATVANQGYYYTPHIIRKIEGEKIDEKFTKKHVTTIDQKYFPPVISGLFDVYNKGTAYALRVEGIDICGKTGTAENYAKINGKREKLKDHSIFVAFAPKDNPKIAIAVMIENGGFGATVAGPIASLMIEKYLRKKITRTDLEVRVLNKSLLSEYAKVGGISDALKIESVPKDSVLQAKIIKPKAPATTAPKTEVKKTAVDTTKKN; translated from the coding sequence ATGAGAAAAGTCTTGCTGCCCACTATAATTATTATTGCAGCGTCTTTGCTAGTGATTAGGATTTTTTACTTGCAGATTATTGATGATTCTTTTAAACTGAAATCGGAAAATAATGCGATAAAAAAAGTATATGACTATCCTGAAAGAGGTTATATTTATGATCGTAACGGAAAACTTCTTGTTGCGAATCAGGCTTCTTATGACATCATGGTTATTCCAAGAGATATAAAAAAGGACTTAAATATTGCCGAATTTTGCGCCCTTTTAAATATCACTGAAGAAGAATATCATAAACGTATTGAAAAAGCAAAAGTCTACAGCCCAAGACTTCCTTCTGTATTTTTATCACAGCTGAATAAAAATGAATTTGCCGCTTTTCAGGAAAAAATCAGAAAATATGATGGTTTTTACTTCCAGAAAAGATCACTTCGCGATTACGAAGTAGATTACGGAGCCAATATATTTGGTTTTATTACACAGGTGAACGAAAAACAGATCGAAAAAAATCCCTACTACAATAGTGGTGATTTAATTGGAAAACAAGGTGTAGAAGAAAGCTACGAAGAAATTTTACGCGGAATAAAAGGTGTAAAATACATTCAAAAAGACAAATATAATCGAGAAATTGGCGCTTATAAAGAAGGAAAATACGACACCATCGCTGTAGCTGGAGAAGACATCAATTTAACTATTGATGCTGAACTTCAAAAATATGGCGAGGAATTGATGATTAATAAGCGAGGAGGAATTGTTGCCATTGAACCTAAATCTGGAGAAATTCTAGCATTGGTTACTGCCCCTTCTTATGATCCAGGTATTTTAGTAGGGCGCCAGAGATCTAAAAATTATACACTTTTATATCACGATTCTATTGCAAAACCTTTATATGACAGAGGGCTTTTAGCAGAGTACCCTCCAGGCTCTCCATTCAAAATCCTAACTGGTTTGGTTGCACTTCAAGAAGGTGTTGTAAATGAACAAACTACTTTTATGTGTCATCATGGATTTAGTTATGGTGGAGGCCGATTCATGAAATGCCACGGTTTTGGTCCGCATCAATTGCATAACGGAATTTACAATTCTTGCAACACTTATTTTGGCCAAGCCTACATGCTGACAATCAATAAGTACAAGGATCCTGGAAAAGCTGTAGATGTTTGGAGCAATCACGTAAAAAGTTTTGGATTAGGCCAATTCATGGGATATGATTTGCCTACTGGAAGACGAGGAAATATTCCCACTTCTAAAACCTATAAAAGAATTTATCCTAATGGAGGATGGAGAAGCTCAACTATTGTATCTAATGCAATTGGTCAGGGAGAGGTTTTGATGACACCTATTCAATTGGCCAACATGATGGCCACTGTCGCAAATCAAGGCTACTATTACACTCCTCATATCATTAGAAAAATTGAGGGGGAAAAAATAGACGAAAAGTTTACGAAAAAACACGTCACCACGATTGATCAAAAATATTTCCCGCCTGTTATTAGCGGATTATTTGATGTTTACAACAAAGGTACCGCTTATGCTCTTAGAGTAGAAGGAATCGATATTTGCGGAAAAACAGGAACAGCAGAAAATTATGCTAAAATAAACGGCAAGAGAGAAAAACTTAAAGACCACTCTATATTTGTTGCTTTTGCCCCAAAAGACAATCCGAAAATTGCTATTGCAGTTATGATTGAAAACGGAGGTTTTGGAGCAACAGTAGCAGGTCCGATTGCGAGTTTAATGATTGAAAAATATCTAAGAAAAAAAATCACAAGAACAGATCTAGAAGTAAGAGTATTAAATAAAAGCTTACTTTCGGAATATGCTAAAGTAGGCGGAATAAGTGATGCTCTTAAAATTGAATCTGTGCCAAAAGATTCTGTATTACAAGCTAAAATTATAAAGCCAAAAGCACCAGCTACAACGGCACCAAAAACTGAAGTTAAAAAAACAGCGGTAGACACAACTAAGAAAAACTAA
- a CDS encoding rod shape-determining protein MreD codes for MNSALLVNIFRFIMLLAIQIVIFNNMNFLGYISPFPYILYIILYPVNSNKAGLIISSFFLGLIMDMFCNSGGIHATACVILAYYRPYIFKFSFGLSYEYQTIKLNDSLTPERFSFILVSVLMHHIVLFVLEAFQFKFIWDILLRTLFSSIFTIITSIIIIYLIKPNKR; via the coding sequence ATGAATAGCGCTCTGTTAGTCAATATTTTTCGATTTATTATGTTACTGGCAATTCAGATTGTTATTTTCAACAATATGAATTTCTTAGGATATATAAGTCCCTTTCCGTATATCTTGTATATCATTCTTTACCCTGTAAACAGCAATAAAGCAGGATTAATTATTTCTAGCTTTTTCTTGGGACTAATAATGGATATGTTCTGTAATTCTGGCGGAATACATGCAACTGCCTGTGTTATTTTAGCCTATTACAGGCCTTACATTTTTAAATTTTCTTTTGGTTTAAGTTACGAGTATCAAACCATTAAACTGAATGATTCTCTAACACCTGAACGATTTTCATTTATACTGGTCTCGGTTTTAATGCACCATATTGTATTATTTGTTTTGGAAGCATTTCAGTTCAAATTCATCTGGGACATTTTGCTCCGAACATTATTTAGTTCTATCTTTACTATAATCACCTCAATAATAATAATTTATCTTATTAAGCCCAATAAACGATGA